A stretch of Labrus mixtus chromosome 7, fLabMix1.1, whole genome shotgun sequence DNA encodes these proteins:
- the LOC132977215 gene encoding protein-glutamine gamma-glutamyltransferase 5-like: MERNGIPNRIGNVFTGVILPPPKVSIRFEEVSKPINGKDVSQKLVLSSESTADRPLIINIAVQAMNYTGHLAGNIQGEKLEKTLLPGKDLTMPIVVPFSVYSKPMLECDIMKISVLVKDKEKPDHPYLREVDVVLLDPPISITISGNVKLKTPANAEISFMNPVNETLKNCTLTISGTGLWKKEYEVKLGDLKPSRRVRLMFYIVPYKSGERTLTADFDCSLFRDIKGLCTVTVRP, encoded by the exons atggagaggaatGGGATTCCAAACAGGATAGGGAATGTGTTCACAGGAGTCATCCTCCCACCGCCAAAAGTGTCCATACGATTTGAAGAG gTGTCAAAGCCGATTAACGGTAAGGATGTGAGCCAGAAATTGGTGCTGAGCAGTGAAAGTACTGCTGACAGGCCGCTGATCATCAACATCGCCGTTCAAGCCATGAACTACACCGGACACCTAGCTGGAAACATCCAGGGAGAGAAGTTGGAAAAGACACTGCTGCCAGGAAAAG ATCTGACAATGCCGATCGTGGTCCCGTTCTCAGTCTACTCTAAGCCCATGTTGGAGTGTGACATCATGAAGATCTCAGTCCTGGTTAAAGACAAAGAGAAGCCAGACCACCCATACCTGAGAGAGGTCGACGTTGTGCTGCTTGACCCACCGATCTCCATCACT atTTCTGGTAACGTCAAACTGAAGACTCCTGCAAATGCAGAAATCTCTTTCATGAACCCTGTAAACGAGACGCTGAAGAACTGCACTTTGACCATCTCTGGAACTGGCCTCTGGAAAAAAGAGTACGAAGTCAA ACTCGGAGACCTTAAACCAAGCAGACGGGTACGTCTCATGTTTTACATCGTCCCTTACAAGTCCGGAGAGAGGACCCTGACTGCCGACTTTGACTGCTCCCTCTTCAGAGACATCAAAGGCCTATGCACCGTCACCGTCAGACCCTAA
- the LOC132977216 gene encoding protein-glutamine gamma-glutamyltransferase 5-like — MGLQRAINSEDDCGVLEGNWGSYYEDGHSPSHWTGSSAILTEWLENQFEPVKYGQCWVFAGVMCTVMRFFGISCRVVTNFSSAHDANLTIDRYHSLDGIVDKSKDSIW, encoded by the exons ATGGGGTTACAGCGAGCT ATCAACAGTGAGGATGACTGCGGTGTGTTGGAGGGAAATTGGGGGAGTTATTATGAGGACGGACATTCACCCAGTCACTGGACCGGTAGCAGTGCCATCCTTACAGAGTGGCTCGAAAACCAGTTCGAACCAGTCAAATATGGACAGTGCTGGGTGTTTGCCGGAGTGATGTGTACAG TGATGCGGTTTTTCGGAATCTCCTGCCGCGTGGTCACCAACTTCTCTTCAGCTCACGACGCCAATCTCACCATCGATCGATACCATTCTTTAGATGGAATCGTGGACAAATCCAAGGACAGTATttggtga